CATCGCGATGCCGTGCTGGGCCAGCGTGGCGGCGTCGCCGCCGCGCCCGCCGACGAGCCCCTGCGCGGCGGCGGTCACCCGGGCGGCGGCCTCGGCGGGGACGGGCAGCTCGGCCTCGCCGAGCAGCGGCGTACGGCGGTGCAGCACGGTGAACGCCGCCCCCCTGACCACGAGGGTCCGCTCGCCGTGCGTGCTCCGGGCGGCCGCGAGGGCGGGCAGCACGTCGGGGGCGTCGCCGGTCAGCGGGCCGCGTACGCCGGTGTAGACCCACCAGCCGGCGGCCAGCAGCGGCGTGCTGAAGGCCAGCGCCACCGCCGCCGTCGCGCCGAGCCGCCGCAGCCCGCCCCCGGCGCGCAGCCCGGCCAGGCGGTGCGCGGTCAGGGCGACGAGCACCACGAGCCCGGTGCCGGCGAACGCCAGCGGCACTCCCGGCCAGCCCCGCGTCCCGCCGACCGGGATCCGGCTGACCAGGATCGCGGTCAGCACCCCGTACAGGGCGACTCCCCACCCGAGGGCGACGATCATCCGCTGGCGGCGCATGAGCAGCGCGGCCAGCGCCGTCGCGAGCAGGCCCGCGGTCACCCAGAACGGCGGCAGGCCGGGCCCGCCCGGGCTGAGCGTGAGCAGCGCCTCGGGCGCGAGCGAGGCGTCCGCCAGGGCGGGGTCGTGCAGCCCGGCCTCCAGCAGCAGCCGGCCCGGGGCGGCGACGAGCGTGGCCAGCCAGGGGAACAGCAGCGCCACCGGCACCAGCAGCGCGACGGCCACGGACGTCACCACCCCCGGCCGCCGCCACACCGCGAGCGCGGCCCCGGCGAGCAGCGCGACCATCGGGTACGTCAGCGGCACGAACGCCGTCCCCACGGCCAGCAGCAGCCCGAGCGCCCAGGCGGCGCGGCGGGCGCGGCGCGGCTCGGCGGACAGCACGCTCGTCGCGAGCGAGGCGTAGACCGGCACCAGCACGAACACCACCGCCGTGCCGAGCCGCCCGGCCGCGATCGCGCCGGTCGCGACGGGCAGCAGCGCGTACGTGCCGGCCGCCCAGGCCCGCGCGGGCACCGCCGGGATGACGTGCCGGGTGGCCAGGTACGCGGTGGCCCCGGCGAGCGGCACCGAGCCGAGCAGCAGCACCGTCACGGCGAGCCAGGTCTTGCCGAGCGCCAGCGTGGACAGGGCGGCGACGACCGCGACGTAGGGCGGCGCCCAGGCGTCCGAGCCGAGGCCGACGCCGTCGTGGAAGCCTTCGGTGTAGAACGCCCACAGCTCGCCCGCGCTCCCGGACACCGGCACCAGCGCGCCTCCGCCGAGCCGGTCGCCGAACAGCAGGGAGCGCTCGGCCACCAGCGAGACGGCGGCCAGGGCGAGCATGAGCACGACTCCGGGCCGCGACAGGAAGCGCTTGACGGCCCCGCTGTCGGCCGGGACGAGCGCGTGCTCGTCGTCGTCCTCGGTGGCGGCCGGGGCGTGGTGGTGGCGGCCGGCGGCCTCGACGGGGGTCTCGCCGGCGAGGAAGCTCTGCACCATGTCGGCCAGCCGCCGGTAGGCCGCGCCCGGAGGGGTCATCAACCGCTTTATGCGGATATATCCCCTCTTGCGGCCGTGGCGGCGGGCGCGCCGCGCCCGGGCCAGCCGCAGCGGGTGCACCAGCACCGACCCCATGGCGACCAGCTCGTCCAGCGCGTTCGCCGGCTGCTTGCCCAGGACGAACAGCAGCGCCCGGAAGAACGAGCCCAGCACGTTGCGCAGCAGCGCCCAGAGCATCGCGCGGAAGGGCAGGTTCGCCATGACCACGAAGATCGCGTTGCGCCGGTCGAGCCGGCGCGGATGGTCGCCGCTCACCGTGATCCGCCGCCGGCGGCGGGCCGCCGCCTCGGCGTGCCAGGCCACGGCGGCGGTCGCGACCAGCACCTTGTGGCCGGCGTTGCGGACCCGCCAGCACAGGTCGAGGTCGTCGCGGAACAGCGGGAGGAACGGGTCGAGCCCGCCCACGGCCTCCCACACGTCGCGCCGGACCAGCATGCCGGCCGTGGAGACCGACATCACCTCGCGGACGCCGTCGTGCTGGCCCTGGTCGAACTCGTGCGGCTCGAGCCCGGTGTCCCTGCGCCCGGTGCGGCCCACCGTGACGCCCGCCTCCAGCAGGCGGCGGCGGTCCAGCCAGTCGCGCAGCTTGGGGCCGACGACGGCGGCCTTCGGGTCGTGCGCGACCGCGCCGAGCAGGGCCTCCAGCGCCCACCGGTCGGGGGCGCAGTCGTCGTGGAGCAGCCAGACCCACTCGTCGGGGCCGGCGGACGGCAGGCGGCCGAGCGCGTCGGCGACGGACTCGGCGAAGGCCGTCGAGCGGGGCAGGGAGATCACGTTGCCGCGGCCGAGCGCCTGGGCGAGCAGGTCGGCCGAGCCGTCCCTGCTGCCGTTGTCGACGCCGATCACGCGGTCGGGCCTGCGGCTCTGGCTCACCAGCGCCCGCAGCGTCTCCCCCAGCCAGCGTCCGCCGTCGTGCGCGACGACGACCACGGTGACGTAGGGACGGGACATGTGCAGGTGACTCCTGGGGGGATGGTCAGGCGGGCCCACCATACATGTCAGAGCTGTCAGAAGATGCGCAAAAGGGTCACGTGGTCGTCCCACGTGACCCTTCCGCCTCTATGTCAAACGGCCTGGCGCTTGATCCTCCTGCGCTCCCGCTCCGACAGCCCACCCCAGATGCCGAACCGCTCATCGTGCTCGAGTGCGTACTCCAGGCACTCCGCACGGACCTCGCACGATCGGCAGACCTTCTTGGCCTCTCGGGTCGAGCCGCCCTTCTCCGGGAAGAACGCCTCCGGATCCGTCTGCGCGCACAACGCGCGTTCCTGCCAGCCAAGTTCTTCAGCGTCAAGCTGATCCTGTGCGATGACCGGATCGGTCACTGCACACCTCCCTGCCGCCCGCCCGCAATGGAGCCCCCCATGGACGCCTTCCTTATTACCCA
The Actinomadura luzonensis genome window above contains:
- a CDS encoding WhiB family transcriptional regulator, with the protein product MTDPVIAQDQLDAEELGWQERALCAQTDPEAFFPEKGGSTREAKKVCRSCEVRAECLEYALEHDERFGIWGGLSERERRRIKRQAV
- a CDS encoding glycosyltransferase family 2 protein, with amino-acid sequence MSRPYVTVVVVAHDGGRWLGETLRALVSQSRRPDRVIGVDNGSRDGSADLLAQALGRGNVISLPRSTAFAESVADALGRLPSAGPDEWVWLLHDDCAPDRWALEALLGAVAHDPKAAVVGPKLRDWLDRRRLLEAGVTVGRTGRRDTGLEPHEFDQGQHDGVREVMSVSTAGMLVRRDVWEAVGGLDPFLPLFRDDLDLCWRVRNAGHKVLVATAAVAWHAEAAARRRRRITVSGDHPRRLDRRNAIFVVMANLPFRAMLWALLRNVLGSFFRALLFVLGKQPANALDELVAMGSVLVHPLRLARARRARRHGRKRGYIRIKRLMTPPGAAYRRLADMVQSFLAGETPVEAAGRHHHAPAATEDDDEHALVPADSGAVKRFLSRPGVVLMLALAAVSLVAERSLLFGDRLGGGALVPVSGSAGELWAFYTEGFHDGVGLGSDAWAPPYVAVVAALSTLALGKTWLAVTVLLLGSVPLAGATAYLATRHVIPAVPARAWAAGTYALLPVATGAIAAGRLGTAVVFVLVPVYASLATSVLSAEPRRARRAAWALGLLLAVGTAFVPLTYPMVALLAGAALAVWRRPGVVTSVAVALLVPVALLFPWLATLVAAPGRLLLEAGLHDPALADASLAPEALLTLSPGGPGLPPFWVTAGLLATALAALLMRRQRMIVALGWGVALYGVLTAILVSRIPVGGTRGWPGVPLAFAGTGLVVLVALTAHRLAGLRAGGGLRRLGATAAVALAFSTPLLAAGWWVYTGVRGPLTGDAPDVLPALAAARSTHGERTLVVRGAAFTVLHRRTPLLGEAELPVPAEAAARVTAAAQGLVGGRGGDAATLAQHGIAMIAVAPPVSARLARTLDSQPSLERLSLSESGGLWRLAEPVTRVPAQPESVLHKPWLWAQGAMVLVMLVLAAPGRRESPQDAPAEPAPAAPLLAARAS